A single genomic interval of Nocardioides palaemonis harbors:
- a CDS encoding DUF4192 domain-containing protein: MDLVVQSPDELLAAVPHVLGFKPEESIVLVPFRPGLPITRVDLPKTAADREEVWDALSGPYGRHARPGARLAILCFTEDRRSAELASQHLSNRLETVGITTHIRLWADGERWREFNTGQTGLQTQATAERIAAATVLTGAAQPAASRASLAASMVGDREPIAQLLPAARAAAADSTPALERDWALDRLEQFHADGNRLSDVDGARMLVALETISTRDALWEDMSRENRTSHMALWNDLTRRAPDEVRAAPASMLGFASWLHGDGAKAWCALDQVPADRPYSMAAIVASALQNGIHPREWERYQTQMRGLAAELDESFVPKPPGQQRDIPGAQPITDRPAPGR, encoded by the coding sequence ATGGATCTCGTCGTACAGTCCCCGGACGAGCTGCTGGCCGCGGTGCCGCACGTCCTCGGCTTCAAGCCGGAGGAGTCGATCGTGCTCGTGCCCTTCCGGCCCGGGCTGCCCATCACTCGCGTCGACCTGCCGAAGACGGCCGCAGACCGTGAGGAAGTGTGGGACGCCCTCAGCGGCCCGTACGGCCGCCACGCCCGCCCCGGAGCCCGCCTGGCGATCCTCTGCTTCACCGAGGACCGGCGCAGCGCCGAGCTGGCCAGCCAGCATCTGTCCAACCGCCTCGAGACCGTGGGCATCACCACCCACATCCGGCTGTGGGCCGACGGCGAGCGGTGGCGTGAGTTCAACACCGGCCAGACCGGGCTGCAGACCCAGGCGACCGCCGAGCGGATCGCGGCCGCCACCGTCCTGACCGGCGCCGCCCAACCGGCGGCCAGCCGAGCCTCGCTGGCCGCTTCCATGGTCGGTGACCGGGAGCCGATCGCCCAGCTGCTCCCCGCGGCCCGGGCCGCGGCCGCGGACAGCACTCCCGCCCTCGAGCGGGACTGGGCACTGGACCGGCTCGAGCAGTTCCACGCCGACGGCAACCGGCTCTCCGACGTCGACGGCGCACGGATGCTGGTGGCCCTGGAGACGATCAGCACTCGCGACGCGCTCTGGGAGGACATGAGCCGCGAGAACCGCACCTCCCACATGGCCCTGTGGAACGACCTCACCCGCCGCGCTCCTGACGAGGTCCGCGCAGCGCCGGCCTCCATGCTCGGCTTCGCCAGCTGGCTGCACGGTGACGGCGCCAAGGCCTGGTGCGCCCTCGACCAGGTGCCCGCCGACCGGCCCTACTCCATGGCCGCCATCGTCGCCTCGGCGCTGCAGAACGGCATCCACCCCCGCGAGTGGGAGCGGTACCAGACCCAGATGCGTGGCCTCGCCGCCGAGCTGGACGAGTCCTTCGTCCCCAAGCCACCCGGCCAGCAGCGCGACATCCCGGGCGCGCAGCCCATCACCGACCGTCCGGCCCCGGGCCGCTGA
- a CDS encoding IS30 family transposase yields the protein MAKRAISYEEQEEFFGLVCSGLSLQRAATGSGVSVKAGSGWWRRSGLMSPVIQLGRDGGLPGSAPARVPDEPRRDGRPRQRRALTSEDRSAIAVALRCGCTYQQVGDLIGRDKSVIWREVNRNRGPDGSYWGPVAHRAAHERRRRPKRRKLARNPGLCRWIEDQMDQGWSPRLIGQVLRRDHPHESMRRVGHETIYQTLYVQGRGELRKDLYRQLSLKRQQRKPRGHTTRATSPYVEAFKISDRPAEAADRAVPGHWEGDLIVGPASKSAIGTLVERSTRFTILLHLPGRHDAASVAEAMIREMSQLPEHLRRSITWDRGTELAEWERIQLELNTTLYFCDPRSPWQRGTNENTNRLLRHWFEKGSDLSSHTADDLRRIADSLNRRPRPTLDLQTPADRLAALLTNPAAA from the coding sequence ATGGCGAAGAGGGCGATCTCGTATGAGGAGCAGGAGGAGTTCTTCGGTCTGGTGTGCTCGGGGCTGTCGCTGCAGCGTGCGGCGACGGGCTCAGGCGTGTCGGTCAAGGCCGGGTCGGGCTGGTGGCGACGATCGGGGCTCATGAGCCCTGTGATCCAGCTCGGCCGCGATGGCGGCCTGCCCGGAAGTGCGCCGGCGAGGGTGCCGGACGAGCCACGTCGCGACGGACGGCCGCGGCAGCGGCGGGCGTTGACCAGTGAGGACAGGTCGGCGATCGCGGTCGCGTTGCGGTGCGGCTGCACCTACCAGCAGGTCGGCGATCTGATCGGGCGGGACAAGTCGGTCATCTGGCGGGAGGTCAACCGCAACCGTGGACCGGACGGCTCGTACTGGGGGCCGGTCGCGCACCGCGCGGCGCACGAGCGCCGCCGGCGCCCCAAGCGGCGCAAGCTCGCCCGCAACCCGGGGCTGTGCCGGTGGATCGAGGACCAGATGGATCAGGGCTGGTCGCCCAGGCTGATCGGGCAGGTGCTGCGCCGCGACCATCCGCACGAGAGCATGAGGCGGGTGGGCCACGAGACGATCTACCAGACGCTGTACGTGCAGGGCCGTGGCGAGCTGCGCAAGGACCTGTACCGCCAGCTGAGCCTGAAACGCCAGCAGCGCAAGCCCCGCGGGCACACCACGCGGGCCACGTCGCCGTACGTCGAGGCGTTCAAGATCAGCGACCGCCCCGCCGAAGCCGCCGACCGGGCGGTGCCCGGTCACTGGGAGGGCGACCTGATCGTCGGACCGGCCAGCAAGTCCGCGATCGGGACACTGGTGGAGCGATCGACCCGGTTCACGATCCTGCTGCACCTACCCGGACGTCACGACGCCGCCAGCGTCGCCGAGGCGATGATCCGCGAGATGAGCCAACTGCCCGAACACCTGCGCCGCTCGATCACCTGGGACCGCGGCACCGAGCTCGCCGAGTGGGAACGGATCCAGCTCGAGCTCAACACCACGCTCTACTTCTGCGACCCCCGCTCGCCGTGGCAGCGCGGCACCAACGAGAACACCAACCGGCTGCTGCGGCACTGGTTCGAGAAGGGCAGCGACCTCAGCAGCCACACCGCCGACGACCTCCGCCGGATCGCCGACAGCCTCAACCGCAGGCCCCGCCCTACCCTTGACCTGCAGACCCCAGCCGACCGGCTGGCTGCGCTGCTGACCAACCCGGCAGCAGCATGA
- a CDS encoding ParB/RepB/Spo0J family partition protein, giving the protein MTDTIQTPADTAADAATEVVQAEEFLYLDPADIIIGTNVRTDLRADHKEFRKSIKERGVLEAVTVYRNEDGQYVLLRGQRRTVTAAEVGTPTGLIPARVVPQPADADRIGDQMVENIHRAGMREAEIVAGVEQLALLGVSAAQIAKRTSIDRPTVNAALAVTKADQSRNRLDSGDLTLEEAAIFAEFEHDPEAVERLENAKRWRRSLAHEAQRLRDEAAEREADAAEVERLRAEGLPVLSAEEVQEADEVLRIERLVTEDGEPLPEEEWPNVPGARVHVVKEWVYPEDEYDEESEDGDESEDEDYEPAEPYQQYVPVWVVTDLAASGLRRRGVSGSTSADSSDEGESEEQAEARREERRRVIANNKAWASAETVRREWLATFVARKTAPKGAEALICEAVVTGHHSLSKAMDHRHPMLFTLLGVDRPTGYYGAGHDECHKIATKASTPKAATMTTLAAVIAAWEATTGKHSWRNPTAWDARVLGALVEWGYQTSAVERILLGEEPQTSTGGDEPEDEASGTEASDSAA; this is encoded by the coding sequence ATGACCGACACCATCCAGACCCCCGCCGACACCGCCGCCGACGCGGCCACCGAGGTCGTCCAGGCCGAGGAGTTCCTGTACCTCGACCCCGCCGACATCATCATCGGCACCAACGTCCGGACCGACCTGCGCGCCGACCACAAGGAGTTCCGCAAGTCGATCAAGGAGCGCGGCGTGCTGGAGGCCGTCACGGTCTACCGCAACGAGGACGGCCAGTACGTCCTGCTGCGCGGCCAGCGCCGCACCGTGACCGCCGCCGAGGTCGGCACCCCCACCGGCCTGATCCCGGCCCGCGTCGTCCCCCAGCCCGCCGACGCCGACCGGATCGGTGACCAGATGGTCGAGAACATCCACCGCGCCGGGATGCGCGAGGCCGAGATCGTCGCAGGCGTGGAGCAGCTGGCCCTGCTCGGCGTGAGCGCCGCGCAGATCGCCAAGCGCACCAGCATCGACCGCCCGACCGTGAACGCCGCCCTGGCGGTCACCAAGGCCGACCAGAGCCGCAACCGGCTCGACTCCGGCGACCTGACCTTGGAGGAGGCCGCGATCTTCGCCGAGTTCGAGCACGACCCCGAGGCCGTCGAGCGCCTGGAGAACGCCAAGCGGTGGCGGCGCTCGCTCGCCCACGAGGCCCAGCGGCTGCGCGACGAGGCCGCAGAGCGCGAGGCCGACGCCGCCGAGGTCGAGCGGCTGCGCGCCGAGGGCCTGCCGGTGCTGAGCGCCGAGGAGGTCCAGGAGGCCGACGAGGTGCTGCGCATCGAGCGGCTGGTCACCGAGGACGGCGAGCCGCTGCCCGAGGAGGAGTGGCCCAACGTCCCCGGCGCTCGCGTCCACGTCGTCAAGGAGTGGGTCTACCCCGAGGACGAGTACGACGAGGAGAGCGAGGACGGCGACGAGTCGGAGGACGAGGACTACGAGCCCGCCGAGCCCTACCAGCAGTACGTGCCGGTGTGGGTCGTGACCGACCTCGCCGCCTCCGGTCTGCGCCGTCGCGGCGTTTCCGGCAGCACCAGCGCCGACAGCAGCGACGAGGGCGAGAGCGAGGAGCAGGCCGAGGCCCGCCGCGAGGAGCGCCGCCGCGTGATCGCCAACAACAAGGCCTGGGCGAGCGCGGAGACGGTGCGCCGCGAGTGGCTGGCCACGTTCGTCGCCCGCAAGACCGCCCCGAAGGGTGCCGAGGCCCTGATCTGCGAGGCCGTCGTCACCGGACACCACTCGCTGAGCAAGGCCATGGACCACCGGCACCCGATGCTGTTCACGCTGCTGGGCGTCGACCGTCCGACCGGCTACTACGGCGCGGGGCACGACGAGTGCCACAAGATCGCCACCAAGGCGAGCACGCCGAAGGCCGCGACCATGACCACGCTCGCCGCCGTCATCGCCGCATGGGAGGCCACGACCGGCAAGCACTCGTGGCGCAACCCGACCGCGTGGGATGCCCGCGTGCTCGGCGCGCTCGTGGAGTGGGGCTACCAGACCAGCGCGGTCGAGCGGATCCTGCTCGGCGAGGAGCCGCAGACGAGCACCGGCGGCGACGAGCCGGAGGACGAGGCCAGCGGCACCGAGGCCAGCGACAGCGCCGCCTGA
- a CDS encoding IS3 family transposase (programmed frameshift): MSGSKSTRYPAELRERAVRMVAEIRAVHESEWAAMSKVAELLGVGTPETVRKWCRQAEVDAGRRPGMTTEESAELKRLKRENAELKRANAILKSASGFLRGRTRPATALIVRYVDEHVGVRDGDGLRWGVESICDQLTQLGAKIAPATYYEHRVRKPTVREQRDEELKPRIAAVHASNYGVYGARKVWLTLNRERPEDELPIARCTVERLMGDLGLAGAVRGKVKRTTISDPKGAKPLDLVDRNFAPLAPDRLWVADFTYVSTWSGWCYTAFVIDAYARRILGWSVATTMTSQLVVDAVEQAIWTRSREGKDLTGLIAHHDHGVQYMSVAYSERLDTAGIKPSTGAVGSSYDNALAESVIGLYKTELVKPRRPWKGLDDLEIATAEWADWFNHRRPFEYCDDLTPVEAEQAHYAHHQTPATAGVSN, from the exons ATGTCAGGGAGCAAGTCAACGAGGTACCCGGCCGAGCTGCGTGAGCGCGCGGTCCGGATGGTCGCCGAGATCAGGGCCGTCCACGAGTCGGAGTGGGCGGCGATGAGCAAGGTCGCCGAGCTGCTCGGTGTCGGAACGCCAGAGACCGTCCGGAAGTGGTGCCGCCAGGCTGAGGTCGATGCCGGCCGGCGGCCGGGGATGACGACAGAGGAATCGGCGGAGCTGAAGCGGTTGAAGCGGGAGAATGCCGAGCTCAAGCGAGCCAACGCCATCCTCAAGTCCGCTTCGG GTTTTCTTCGCGGCCGAACTCGACCGGCCACAGCGCTGATCGTGCGCTACGTCGACGAGCACGTCGGTGTGCGCGACGGCGATGGTCTGCGCTGGGGTGTCGAGTCGATCTGCGACCAGCTCACCCAGCTGGGCGCCAAGATCGCCCCCGCGACCTACTACGAGCACCGTGTCCGCAAGCCCACCGTCCGCGAGCAGCGCGACGAGGAGCTGAAGCCCAGGATCGCCGCGGTCCACGCGTCGAACTACGGCGTCTACGGCGCACGGAAGGTGTGGCTCACCCTGAACCGCGAACGGCCCGAAGACGAGCTGCCGATCGCGCGCTGCACCGTGGAACGGTTGATGGGCGACCTCGGCCTGGCCGGTGCCGTGCGCGGGAAGGTCAAGCGGACCACGATCAGCGACCCGAAGGGCGCGAAGCCACTGGACCTGGTCGACCGGAACTTCGCGCCGCTGGCACCCGACCGGCTCTGGGTTGCCGACTTCACCTATGTCTCAACGTGGTCGGGCTGGTGCTACACGGCGTTCGTCATCGACGCCTACGCCCGGCGGATCCTGGGCTGGTCGGTGGCCACGACGATGACCAGCCAGCTCGTCGTCGACGCGGTCGAGCAGGCGATCTGGACCCGCAGCCGCGAGGGCAAGGACCTGACCGGTCTGATCGCGCACCACGACCACGGAGTCCAGTACATGTCCGTGGCCTACTCCGAGCGGCTCGACACCGCCGGGATCAAGCCCTCGACCGGGGCAGTGGGCTCGTCCTACGACAACGCCCTGGCCGAGTCCGTGATCGGGCTCTACAAGACCGAACTGGTCAAACCGCGACGGCCGTGGAAGGGACTCGATGACCTCGAGATCGCCACCGCCGAATGGGCCGACTGGTTCAACCACCGTCGACCGTTCGAGTACTGCGACGACCTCACGCCGGTCGAGGCCGAGCAGGCTCACTACGCTCACCACCAGACCCCAGCAACAGCTGGAGTCTCAAACTAG
- the dprA gene encoding DNA-processing protein DprA, with protein MSTPHADDRLARVKLSSVIEPGDLRVTGLVSELGAGKVLDYLEAAGEVENHWGFTIGHDLAHVDPGKVLEQAAGRGIRFVIPGDTEWPDQLAGLRGAGALHDRGGEPVGLWVRGAADLNQLAANAVAVVGSRAATDYGTHQATELSRDLAAMGHTVVSGLAYGVDQAAHRGALLAGGPTIAVMPCGADRPYPAAHAQLLEAIADRGLVVAEAPPGTAPTRARFLARNRIVAGLSEGAVVVEGAFRSGALTTAQWTDALHRPVMGVPGPVTSAASAGVNQLIRLGQASMVTNVQEVITDLTTHAYSATAAAAQLDESFIPGPVRSAQSHVPGPPAPAAAPRR; from the coding sequence ATGAGCACCCCGCACGCCGACGACCGGCTGGCCCGCGTCAAGCTGAGCAGCGTCATCGAGCCCGGCGACCTGCGCGTCACCGGCCTGGTCAGCGAGCTCGGTGCCGGCAAGGTCCTCGACTACCTCGAGGCCGCCGGCGAGGTGGAGAACCACTGGGGCTTCACCATCGGCCACGACCTCGCCCACGTCGATCCCGGCAAGGTCCTCGAGCAGGCCGCCGGCCGCGGCATCCGGTTCGTCATCCCCGGCGATACCGAGTGGCCCGACCAGCTCGCGGGCCTGCGCGGCGCCGGCGCACTGCACGACCGCGGCGGCGAACCCGTCGGACTGTGGGTCAGGGGAGCGGCTGACCTCAACCAGCTCGCAGCCAACGCCGTGGCCGTAGTGGGCTCGCGCGCCGCGACGGACTACGGAACGCATCAGGCCACCGAGCTGAGCCGGGACCTCGCGGCCATGGGCCACACCGTCGTCAGCGGACTCGCCTACGGCGTCGACCAGGCCGCCCACCGAGGAGCCCTCCTCGCCGGCGGCCCGACCATCGCCGTGATGCCGTGCGGGGCCGACCGGCCCTACCCTGCCGCGCACGCCCAGCTGCTCGAGGCGATCGCCGATCGCGGCCTCGTCGTCGCCGAAGCGCCACCCGGCACCGCGCCCACCCGCGCCCGGTTCCTCGCGAGGAACCGGATCGTCGCCGGCCTGTCCGAAGGCGCGGTGGTCGTCGAGGGAGCCTTCCGCAGCGGCGCCCTCACCACCGCGCAGTGGACCGACGCCCTGCACCGCCCCGTCATGGGCGTCCCGGGTCCCGTCACCAGTGCCGCCTCCGCCGGCGTGAACCAGCTGATCCGGCTCGGCCAGGCGAGCATGGTCACCAACGTTCAAGAGGTCATCACCGACCTCACCACCCACGCCTACTCGGCGACGGCCGCGGCCGCACAGCTCGACGAGTCCTTCATCCCGGGGCCGGTGCGCTCCGCGCAGAGTCACGTCCCGGGTCCGCCGGCCCCGGCCGCCGCCCCTCGGCGCTGA
- a CDS encoding DUF932 domain-containing protein codes for MSHEIETHGSQAAAVFARKDAWHRLGTTVRDRAFTAEEAMRLGHLGGWDVRKLPLTTAEVSEGGVTAIEVPGFATVRTNPFTGEPEALGVVGGGYTPLQNEDHAEFLNLLADESGAIFDTAGSLRGGRQVFITMQLPDSLTVGGTDRVDLNIAALNSHDGSSAFRILVTPVRVVCANTQSAALRNHESSFSIRHTRNAKAAVQAARDALGLTFTYVDAFQVEAERLIQQTMTDAAFDALIDATFGKAEANATKRVRETERRRRSRLHWLFADAETQAGIRDTAWAGYQAVAEYVDHYAPVRTKGDEQTARAARVLTSDDPNRIKRRAWTALAPA; via the coding sequence ATGTCACACGAGATCGAGACCCACGGCTCGCAGGCCGCAGCCGTCTTCGCCCGCAAGGACGCCTGGCACCGCCTGGGCACCACCGTCCGCGACCGCGCGTTCACCGCCGAGGAGGCCATGAGGCTCGGCCACCTGGGCGGCTGGGACGTCCGGAAGTTGCCGCTCACCACCGCCGAGGTCAGCGAGGGCGGCGTCACCGCGATCGAGGTCCCCGGCTTCGCCACGGTGCGCACCAACCCGTTCACCGGCGAGCCCGAGGCGCTCGGCGTCGTCGGCGGCGGCTACACCCCGCTGCAGAACGAGGACCACGCCGAGTTCCTGAACCTGCTGGCCGACGAGTCCGGCGCGATCTTCGACACCGCCGGGTCGCTGCGCGGCGGTCGGCAGGTGTTCATCACGATGCAGCTGCCGGACTCGCTCACCGTCGGCGGCACCGACCGCGTCGACCTGAACATCGCCGCGCTCAACAGCCACGACGGGTCCAGCGCGTTCCGCATCCTCGTGACCCCGGTCCGCGTCGTGTGCGCGAACACCCAGAGCGCGGCCCTGCGCAACCACGAGTCGTCGTTCTCGATCCGGCACACCCGCAACGCCAAGGCCGCCGTTCAGGCCGCCCGCGACGCGCTCGGGCTGACGTTCACCTACGTCGACGCGTTCCAGGTCGAGGCCGAGCGGCTGATCCAGCAGACCATGACCGACGCCGCGTTCGACGCCCTGATCGACGCCACGTTCGGCAAGGCCGAGGCCAACGCCACCAAGCGAGTCCGCGAGACCGAGCGCCGTCGCCGCTCCCGGCTGCACTGGCTCTTCGCCGACGCCGAGACGCAGGCCGGCATCCGCGACACCGCGTGGGCCGGCTACCAGGCCGTGGCCGAGTACGTCGACCACTACGCCCCGGTCCGCACCAAGGGCGACGAGCAGACCGCCCGGGCCGCGCGGGTGCTCACCAGCGACGACCCAAACCGGATCAAGCGCCGCGCCTGGACCGCGCTCGCCCCGGCCTGA
- a CDS encoding M28 family peptidase: MARQLRSRDHRVAIAIVDIEELWHLGARELARTLPRPGLVVCLDAVGFFDERPRTQRLPAGLGLRFPALARQLRMSKRRGNFLLAVHRGSSAAFVTSWRRAAEAAGLPAAQLRDPRWNGRGPRITHWVNPLLMVLDRSDHEPFWRRSIPAVLLTGTATLRSPYYHRDSDTPETLDYVRLAQVADSLAATLAGEPVELGLAQRP; this comes from the coding sequence GTGGCCCGCCAGCTGCGGTCGCGCGACCACCGCGTGGCGATCGCGATCGTCGACATCGAGGAACTGTGGCACCTGGGCGCCCGTGAGCTCGCCCGCACGCTCCCGCGCCCGGGCCTGGTGGTCTGCCTCGACGCCGTCGGCTTCTTCGACGAACGTCCGCGGACCCAGCGCCTCCCCGCCGGCCTCGGCCTGAGGTTCCCGGCACTGGCCCGCCAGCTGCGCATGAGCAAACGCCGCGGCAACTTCCTGTTGGCCGTCCACCGCGGATCCTCGGCGGCCTTCGTGACCTCCTGGAGGCGCGCGGCCGAGGCAGCCGGCCTGCCGGCCGCCCAGCTGCGCGACCCGCGCTGGAACGGCCGTGGCCCGCGGATCACGCACTGGGTCAACCCACTCCTGATGGTTCTCGACCGGTCCGACCACGAGCCCTTCTGGCGCCGCAGCATCCCCGCCGTCCTGCTCACCGGCACCGCGACTCTCCGCAGCCCGTACTACCACCGCGACTCCGACACCCCAGAAACCCTCGACTACGTCCGGCTCGCCCAGGTCGCCGACTCCCTGGCAGCCACGCTCGCCGGCGAACCGGTCGAGCTCGGCCTGGCTCAGCGGCCCTAG
- a CDS encoding RES domain-containing protein, translating to MTEAPQLVVDAAEQVWRVGFKPEPWAWSGWEWAGADGRFHGRWDDRQGNFRTIYAGSTLLACLLEVLAGFRPDPTLVLELDDIEEDDEDAAMHPTATAGEISYSWLEPRSAASATLSGRFCAVTAAESIAALRPQFVALAHLLNLHDFDAAALKDGRPRALTQSVATYLHATTELDGVTFASRHGDDLTLWAVFERAEDPSISRTLDSIEHHALSPEHPDLQEAFRILGLSWDAA from the coding sequence GTGACCGAGGCACCTCAGCTGGTCGTCGACGCGGCCGAGCAGGTCTGGCGCGTCGGCTTCAAGCCGGAGCCCTGGGCTTGGTCGGGATGGGAGTGGGCCGGCGCCGATGGCAGGTTCCACGGGCGCTGGGATGACCGGCAGGGCAACTTCCGCACCATCTACGCCGGATCCACCCTCCTTGCCTGCCTGCTCGAGGTCCTCGCCGGCTTCCGGCCCGACCCGACCCTCGTGCTCGAGCTCGACGACATCGAGGAGGACGACGAGGACGCCGCGATGCATCCGACCGCGACGGCGGGCGAGATCTCCTACTCGTGGCTCGAGCCGCGGTCGGCAGCGAGCGCGACGCTGTCGGGTCGGTTCTGCGCGGTGACCGCCGCGGAGTCCATTGCGGCCTTGCGGCCGCAGTTCGTTGCCCTCGCGCACCTGCTGAACCTGCACGACTTCGACGCGGCGGCGCTCAAGGACGGGCGCCCGCGAGCGCTTACTCAGTCGGTGGCGACCTATCTGCATGCGACCACCGAGCTCGACGGCGTCACGTTCGCCTCCCGGCACGGCGACGACCTCACGCTGTGGGCGGTGTTCGAGCGAGCCGAGGATCCCTCGATCAGCCGGACCCTCGACTCGATCGAGCACCACGCCCTCTCCCCCGAGCACCCTGACCTCCAGGAGGCCTTCCGGATCCTCGGCCTCAGCTGGGATGCGGCCTGA
- a CDS encoding single-stranded DNA-binding protein: MSTTVTFAGNLAEAPELLYTRENKPFVSCRVLVNRRTQNDQGEWVNDEPTAHNVKIFGSAATHVHDSCGSGDPIFVHGLERTEAWADKETGEKRTKDVVVVDNRFGEVGLSLKYVSARIERAPRTAQAS, encoded by the coding sequence ATGTCGACCACCGTCACTTTCGCCGGCAACCTGGCCGAGGCGCCAGAGCTGCTCTACACCCGCGAGAACAAGCCGTTCGTCAGCTGCCGTGTCCTGGTCAACCGCCGGACCCAGAACGACCAGGGGGAGTGGGTCAACGACGAGCCCACCGCCCACAACGTCAAGATCTTCGGCTCGGCCGCCACCCACGTGCACGACAGCTGCGGATCCGGCGACCCGATCTTCGTCCACGGCCTCGAGCGCACCGAGGCCTGGGCTGACAAGGAGACCGGCGAGAAGCGCACCAAGGACGTCGTGGTCGTCGACAACCGCTTCGGCGAGGTCGGCCTGTCGCTCAAGTACGTCTCCGCGCGCATCGAGCGCGCCCCCCGCACGGCCCAGGCCAGCTGA